A stretch of the Lactuca sativa cultivar Salinas chromosome 9, Lsat_Salinas_v11, whole genome shotgun sequence genome encodes the following:
- the LOC111903965 gene encoding uncharacterized protein LOC111903965 yields MTGVSEGDDIVTLKLLKQKMHDFAQERDWERYHSPRNLLLALVGEVGELSEIFQWKGEVAKGLGDWKEEEKVHLGEELSDVLLYLVRLSDICGVDLGQAALRKIRLNAIKYPPPPPPVSSADDASSLQ; encoded by the exons ATGACGGGCGTTTCGGAAGGAGATGATATTGTGACGCTGAAACTATTGAAGCAGAAAATGCATGATTTTGCTCAAGAACGAGATTGGGAGCGATATCATAGCCCTAGAAATCTTCTACTGGCTCTG GTGGGAGAAGTGGGGGAGTTGTCAGAGATATTTCAATGGAAAGGGGAAGTGGCGAAGGGATTGGGAGACTGGAAAGAAGAAGAGAAGGTTCATTTAGGGGAGGAGCTGTCTGACGTGTTGCTTTATCTGGTCAGGCTTTCTGACATATGCGGCGTGGATTTAGGTCAGGCTGCCCTCCGTAAGATCCGTCTTAATGCAATCAAGTACCCTCCTCCGCCTCCTCCTGTCTCCAGTGCCGATGATGCTTCATCTCTTCAATAA